The proteins below come from a single Mycobacterium parmense genomic window:
- a CDS encoding IS256 family transposase, whose protein sequence is MTIAHDIDLSAVLAERLTTTHPDVLRELLAAFIHALMGAEADAVCGAGYGQRSSERTNSRNGYRHREFDTRAGTLDLAIPKLRQGSYFPDWLLERRKRAERALTTVVATCYLLGVSTRRMDKLVETLGITSLSKSQVSVMAKELDAAVEAFRTRPLDAGPYTFMAADALVLKVREAGRVVNVHALIATGVNAEGYREILGIDVTTAEDGAGWLTFLRSLTARGLSGVRLVTSDAHAGLVAAIGATLPGASWQRCRTHYATNLMAITPKSSWPWVRTLLHSVFDQPDAGSVAAQYDRIIDALADKLPKVADHLEDARADLLAFTAFPKQIWRQIWSNNPQERLNKEIRRRTDVVGIFPDRNALIRLVGAVLAEQHDEWAESRRYLGLDVLSKSRADHTPSTEQEDTPAALTA, encoded by the coding sequence ATGACCATTGCCCACGATATCGACCTGTCTGCCGTGCTGGCCGAACGACTCACCACCACGCACCCTGATGTGCTGCGCGAGTTGTTGGCCGCCTTCATTCACGCCCTGATGGGCGCCGAAGCCGACGCGGTGTGCGGTGCCGGCTACGGCCAGCGCAGCAGCGAGCGCACCAATTCCCGCAACGGGTATCGGCACCGCGAGTTTGACACCCGCGCAGGCACATTGGATCTGGCGATTCCCAAGCTAAGGCAAGGTTCGTACTTCCCGGACTGGCTGCTGGAACGGCGCAAACGCGCCGAGCGGGCCCTGACCACGGTGGTGGCTACCTGCTACCTGCTGGGCGTTTCGACGCGGCGGATGGACAAACTCGTCGAGACTCTGGGCATCACCAGCTTGTCGAAGTCCCAGGTCAGCGTGATGGCCAAAGAGCTCGACGCCGCGGTCGAGGCGTTCCGGACCCGGCCACTGGATGCAGGCCCGTACACGTTCATGGCTGCTGACGCCCTGGTGCTCAAGGTTCGCGAAGCAGGCCGGGTGGTCAACGTGCACGCGCTGATCGCCACCGGGGTCAACGCCGAGGGCTACCGCGAAATCCTGGGCATCGACGTCACCACCGCCGAGGACGGGGCCGGCTGGCTGACCTTCCTGCGGTCGCTGACCGCCCGCGGCCTATCAGGGGTCCGTCTGGTCACTTCCGACGCCCACGCCGGTCTGGTGGCCGCGATCGGCGCCACCCTGCCTGGGGCATCGTGGCAACGGTGTCGCACCCACTACGCCACCAACCTGATGGCCATCACTCCGAAATCATCGTGGCCGTGGGTACGCACACTACTGCATTCGGTCTTCGATCAACCTGACGCCGGTTCCGTTGCAGCCCAATATGACCGCATCATCGACGCACTGGCCGACAAGCTCCCCAAGGTCGCCGACCACCTCGAAGACGCCCGCGCCGACCTGCTCGCCTTCACCGCCTTCCCCAAACAAATTTGGCGGCAGATCTGGTCCAACAACCCACAAGAACGACTCAACAAGGAAATCCGCCGGCGCACCGACGTCGTCGGAATCTTCCCCGACCGCAACGCCCTAATCCGCCTCGTCGGCGCGGTGCTGGCCGAACAACACGACGAATGGGCCGAATCCCGCCGCTACCTCGGCCTCGACGTCCTCAGCAAATCCCGCGCCGACCACACGCCATCAACAGAACAGGAGGACACCCCGGCGGCACTGACCGCCTAA
- a CDS encoding type II toxin-antitoxin system VapC family toxin, which yields MIVLDTNVLSALMRDTPDPAVVEWLDNQPTESIWTTSVTVFEIRTGIELLTPSRRRKRLDEIFSQLLDEDLDGRVQSFDLTAAFAAGTIAATQQRGGRAVEIRDVQIAGIAASRHATVATRNTRHFDGTGVDLVNPWD from the coding sequence ATGATCGTGCTGGACACCAATGTGCTCTCCGCGTTGATGCGGGACACACCCGATCCGGCCGTCGTGGAATGGCTCGATAATCAGCCCACCGAATCAATCTGGACGACATCGGTAACAGTATTCGAGATACGCACTGGTATTGAACTTTTGACGCCAAGCCGCCGACGCAAGCGGCTCGACGAGATCTTTTCTCAACTCCTCGACGAAGACCTTGATGGTCGTGTGCAATCCTTCGACCTGACGGCTGCGTTTGCCGCTGGGACCATCGCCGCCACCCAACAACGAGGTGGGCGTGCGGTGGAAATTCGTGATGTGCAGATCGCCGGCATCGCCGCGTCCCGGCACGCAACTGTGGCTACCCGCAATACTCGCCACTTCGACGGAACGGGCGTCGACCTGGTCAACCCCTGGGACTGA
- a CDS encoding FitA-like ribbon-helix-helix domain-containing protein has product MAQILIRQLEDDTKAKLQRLARQHGRSTEEEVREILRNAVRHVDNPPGRLGSRIASRFKGVGLTEDIPELRGQPVQPAQFNES; this is encoded by the coding sequence GTGGCGCAGATTCTCATCCGTCAACTTGAGGACGACACCAAGGCCAAATTGCAGCGACTAGCCCGTCAACACGGTCGCAGCACCGAGGAGGAGGTGCGCGAGATCTTACGGAACGCAGTCCGGCACGTCGATAATCCGCCTGGGCGGCTCGGGTCTCGTATCGCGTCACGCTTCAAAGGCGTGGGCCTGACCGAGGACATACCCGAACTGCGGGGACAGCCCGTCCAGCCGGCACAGTTCAACGAATCATGA